A window from Gottschalkiaceae bacterium SANA encodes these proteins:
- a CDS encoding PHP domain-containing protein: protein MNQIDLHIHSHHSLDGEFTEVELIQQAKEAGLSTMAIADHNSVGAIPKALSLAKQAGIELIPAIEIDCDFHGINVHLLGYNIDHTDPAYEALTESVYRQEGHASALRVKKTQALGLPLSIDNFEGKDIIIPEEIAEYLLNSENARDYPLLHPYMTGGSRSDNPYVNFYWDYFSNGKPCYVPIEFISFEDAVDLVKRTGGIPVIAHPEKTFTDIEPNLEELIQLGAEGLEVFSSYHSPQEILALYTLARKYNLMVTFGSDYHGKTKPSVHLGMTQCNLPHKEQKKEIESLLKK from the coding sequence ATGAATCAAATCGATCTTCATATCCATAGTCATCATAGTCTAGACGGTGAATTCACTGAAGTAGAGCTCATTCAACAGGCAAAAGAAGCAGGACTTTCTACGATGGCCATAGCCGATCACAATAGTGTAGGCGCCATTCCAAAAGCCTTATCCCTGGCAAAACAAGCTGGTATTGAACTCATTCCCGCCATTGAAATTGATTGTGATTTTCATGGGATCAATGTTCATCTCCTAGGTTACAATATCGACCATACAGATCCTGCCTACGAGGCATTAACCGAATCTGTATATAGGCAAGAAGGTCATGCATCGGCACTTCGGGTGAAAAAAACACAAGCCTTGGGTCTACCTCTCTCCATAGATAATTTCGAGGGAAAGGACATCATCATTCCAGAAGAGATTGCAGAGTACCTATTGAACAGCGAAAATGCCCGAGACTATCCACTTTTACACCCCTATATGACGGGAGGCTCAAGAAGTGATAATCCCTATGTGAATTTCTATTGGGATTACTTTTCTAATGGAAAACCCTGCTACGTGCCCATTGAATTTATATCCTTTGAGGATGCTGTTGATTTGGTGAAAAGAACAGGTGGAATCCCCGTTATTGCTCATCCAGAAAAAACATTTACTGATATTGAGCCCAATCTAGAGGAGTTGATCCAACTAGGCGCTGAAGGACTTGAAGTCTTTTCCTCTTATCACTCTCCACAAGAAATTTTAGCCCTCTATACCCTTGCTAGAAAATATAACCTGATGGTTACTTTTGGCAGTGACTACCATGGCAAAACAAAACCTAGCGTTCATTTAGGTATGACGCAGTGCAATTTGCCTCACAAAGAACAGAAAAAGGAAATCGAATCGTTGCTAAAGAAATAA
- a CDS encoding GNAT family N-acetyltransferase has translation MDLGFQAVTQENWEECIDMEVLKEQREFVASNAYSLVQAQYMEGLYPLCIYDGDQMVGFLMWEEDKEDQDLGMCRLMIDKKFQKRGYGRAAVIKLMDLVREKYGHVPFYTSFESENTVAGKLYMDLGFTKTGDLIGDEIVLMAQL, from the coding sequence ATGGATTTGGGATTTCAAGCAGTAACGCAGGAAAACTGGGAAGAGTGTATCGATATGGAGGTTCTTAAGGAACAAAGAGAATTTGTGGCTTCGAATGCTTACTCTCTGGTTCAAGCGCAATATATGGAAGGGCTATATCCCCTATGTATTTATGATGGTGACCAGATGGTAGGCTTTTTGATGTGGGAAGAAGATAAAGAAGACCAAGACTTGGGTATGTGTCGGCTGATGATTGACAAAAAATTCCAAAAAAGAGGATATGGTCGTGCTGCTGTGATTAAGTTGATGGATTTGGTTCGAGAAAAATATGGACATGTTCCGTTCTATACAAGTTTTGAATCGGAAAATACGGTGGCGGGTAAATTGTATATGGATTTAGGATTTACAAAAACGGGAGACTTGATCGGTGATGAAATTGTATTAATGGCACAACTGTAA
- a CDS encoding MFS transporter, with the protein MITILLLFIIYLAFISLGLPDALLGVAWPAMQGDWNLPLDALGLAAILLTGSTILSSLFSGILIRKFGTGKITLFSCFTTSIALLGISQSFSFGWLLLLAIPLGFGGGSVDAALNNYVALHFQAHHMNWLHSFWGVGATLGPLVMANVLQQTGSWRDGYWQIGVLQLGLSLLLLISLPLWRRHQKEQAQPVTSGTDTPSSKTIRSTPGLSFALLTFLLYCAVEVSVGLWGSSYLTQIRGFSIHQAAGWVSAYYGGITLGRFISGFASFRLSNSQMIRFGVLIALSGTILLAFPIPNFLLAGAMVLIGLGLSPIFPAMLHETPKRFGAQRSQSIIGYQMAAGYLGSAILPPALGLVVKATSLAILPYFLTTCLVVIFFITEALQAQTIQLEVQS; encoded by the coding sequence TTGATTACCATTCTTTTATTGTTCATCATTTATTTAGCCTTTATCAGCCTCGGCTTACCCGACGCCTTGCTGGGTGTCGCATGGCCTGCCATGCAGGGTGATTGGAATCTTCCCCTTGATGCTCTTGGTCTTGCTGCCATTCTTCTTACAGGCAGTACCATTCTTTCAAGTTTGTTTAGTGGTATTCTCATTCGAAAATTTGGCACCGGGAAGATCACCCTTTTCAGCTGCTTCACAACAAGTATAGCGCTCCTTGGCATTTCTCAGAGTTTCTCCTTCGGGTGGTTACTTCTGCTTGCGATCCCCCTTGGCTTTGGCGGCGGATCCGTGGATGCAGCCCTTAACAATTATGTAGCCCTTCATTTTCAGGCGCATCATATGAATTGGCTTCACTCTTTTTGGGGCGTGGGTGCAACCCTAGGTCCCCTTGTAATGGCAAATGTCCTTCAGCAAACCGGATCATGGCGCGATGGTTATTGGCAGATCGGAGTCCTTCAATTAGGACTGTCCCTGCTTTTACTGATCAGTCTACCCTTATGGCGTCGGCACCAAAAAGAACAAGCTCAACCCGTCACAAGCGGCACAGACACACCTTCGTCAAAGACGATTCGATCCACTCCCGGCCTTTCATTCGCCTTGCTTACATTCTTACTGTACTGTGCAGTTGAAGTATCAGTCGGACTTTGGGGTAGCAGCTATTTGACTCAAATTCGCGGATTTTCCATTCATCAAGCAGCAGGCTGGGTTTCCGCCTACTATGGAGGCATCACGCTTGGGCGATTTATTTCCGGATTCGCCTCCTTTCGACTTTCGAATTCACAAATGATTCGTTTTGGCGTTCTGATCGCTTTATCTGGAACTATTCTACTCGCCTTTCCCATTCCGAACTTTTTATTAGCAGGTGCCATGGTACTTATTGGACTGGGACTGTCTCCTATTTTTCCAGCCATGCTCCATGAAACCCCCAAACGATTCGGCGCTCAACGGTCACAATCCATTATTGGTTATCAAATGGCTGCCGGATATCTGGGTAGCGCAATCTTGCCGCCAGCCCTTGGTCTCGTCGTCAAGGCAACAAGTCTAGCCATATTGCCCTATTTCTTAACGACTTGCTTGGTTGTCATCTTCTTCATCACGGAAGCACTCCAAGCACAAACCATCCAATTGGAGGTACAATCATGA
- a CDS encoding YfcC family protein, with amino-acid sequence MAEENVVKKPEVEQVPVDAPKKSKVPNAYVILFFILILMSVLTYVVPSGEFERVMMDNGRMGVLPGSFHLVEKTADMTVSFWDLFRAIPVGMIQAASVMMVVFFAGGMFQVLGATNVIENSIGISIKKIEEHNISKHWALVILTFLFGFFGAAVGYENLMPFVPLGVMVALGFGYDLMVGAAVVIGGLSVGFATSPINPYTVGTAHAIADLPTFSGMGLRTAYCLTALVFMAHHTIRYVKKIEKNPNKSMVLGISTEGLDVDHDKFNSYSLDGKGKLILGIFLSFIVVVVFGVIKYKWYLNEISALFILYAVIIGLVARFSSDRIVKEFITGAGNIAGGALIVGFARAIQVILTQGKIGDTIINNLSAPLHNFSPTISAILMTLVQGVINFFIPSGSGQAMATMPIMIPLADLIGVNRQVAILAFQVGDGLINMIVPTLGGLLAMLALARVPFDKWFKFILPLVMKLFVVGWIFIAIATAINWQ; translated from the coding sequence ATGGCAGAAGAAAATGTGGTAAAAAAACCAGAAGTTGAACAAGTACCTGTTGATGCACCAAAAAAAAGCAAGGTTCCTAATGCGTATGTGATCTTATTTTTTATTTTGATTTTAATGAGTGTATTGACTTACGTTGTACCATCGGGTGAATTTGAACGTGTAATGATGGATAATGGACGGATGGGTGTTTTACCTGGCAGTTTCCATTTGGTAGAAAAAACAGCGGACATGACAGTTTCATTTTGGGACTTATTTAGAGCTATTCCAGTTGGTATGATTCAAGCAGCCAGCGTTATGATGGTTGTATTCTTTGCAGGTGGTATGTTCCAAGTTCTTGGTGCGACGAATGTTATTGAAAACAGCATCGGTATCTCGATCAAAAAGATCGAGGAGCATAATATTTCCAAGCATTGGGCGTTAGTTATTTTGACATTCCTATTCGGCTTCTTTGGAGCTGCAGTTGGATACGAAAACTTGATGCCGTTTGTTCCCCTAGGAGTTATGGTTGCTTTAGGATTTGGTTATGACTTGATGGTTGGTGCCGCAGTTGTTATTGGCGGACTTTCTGTTGGTTTCGCAACATCTCCAATCAACCCATATACAGTTGGTACGGCGCATGCGATTGCCGATCTTCCAACGTTTTCTGGTATGGGTCTTCGTACAGCATATTGCTTGACAGCCTTGGTATTCATGGCACATCATACAATCCGTTACGTAAAGAAAATTGAGAAAAACCCAAATAAAAGTATGGTATTAGGGATTTCTACAGAAGGCTTAGACGTTGATCATGACAAGTTTAATTCTTATAGCTTGGATGGAAAAGGCAAATTAATTCTAGGTATCTTCTTATCATTTATCGTTGTTGTTGTATTTGGTGTTATCAAATACAAATGGTATTTGAATGAGATCTCGGCTTTGTTCATCCTTTATGCAGTGATTATTGGTTTGGTTGCTCGATTTAGTTCAGACAGAATCGTAAAAGAATTTATCACAGGTGCTGGAAACATCGCCGGTGGTGCATTGATCGTTGGTTTCGCTCGTGCGATCCAGGTTATTTTGACGCAAGGTAAAATCGGCGATACGATTATTAACAACTTGTCTGCACCACTTCACAACTTCTCACCTACGATTTCAGCGATTTTGATGACTTTGGTGCAAGGGGTTATTAACTTCTTTATTCCATCTGGCTCTGGCCAGGCGATGGCAACAATGCCGATTATGATTCCATTGGCAGACTTGATCGGTGTAAACCGTCAGGTTGCTATCCTTGCTTTCCAAGTAGGCGATGGCTTGATCAACATGATCGTTCCAACCTTGGGCGGTTTGTTGGCGATGTTGGCATTGGCGCGTGTACCGTTTGACAAGTGGTTTAAATTTATCTTGCCACTAGTTATGAAATTATTTGTTGTTGGTTGGATCTTCATTGCAATTGCAACGGCGATCAACTGGCAGTAA
- a CDS encoding ROK family protein, producing MKHNPINSMQVKQLNTELLKSVLKREKYCTKPDLAKQSGLSVSTCGNILKDLLESQEVMEISLNESTGGRPAKLYMFNENYSSVACIYARKEENQVTLSCSVSNLLGVPIFETTLNFDDISIREIQAAISMLLENYPNIKVVSLGLPAIIHYGSVGHCDFPQLANTPIIELLEERYPIQVIAENDVNATAMGYHKRNNLSTKEHIAYLYYPKLGNAGSGLIVHGQILHGAQHFAGEISFLPLGIPFKEQGQLQKDLDQFSNFVDRTLQSINCIINPTTIILSGLGFTPEMKEQIQFKLRKSVDASHRPALVFETDIHENYLYGLTMLALDKLSCSIKIIERI from the coding sequence ATGAAGCACAACCCAATCAACTCCATGCAAGTCAAACAACTGAATACTGAATTACTTAAATCGGTACTCAAACGAGAAAAATACTGCACGAAACCCGATCTCGCCAAGCAATCAGGTTTAAGTGTATCCACCTGTGGGAACATTTTAAAAGATCTGCTTGAAAGCCAAGAAGTCATGGAAATTTCCCTCAACGAATCCACTGGCGGACGGCCCGCAAAGCTCTACATGTTTAATGAAAACTACTCGTCGGTTGCTTGCATTTACGCACGAAAAGAAGAGAATCAGGTCACCTTGTCCTGCTCAGTTTCCAATTTACTTGGCGTGCCCATCTTTGAAACAACCCTAAACTTCGATGACATTAGCATCAGAGAAATTCAAGCAGCAATCTCCATGCTTCTGGAAAATTATCCAAATATCAAGGTTGTCAGTTTGGGTTTACCCGCCATCATACACTATGGAAGTGTAGGCCATTGCGACTTTCCGCAGCTGGCGAATACTCCAATCATAGAACTTCTAGAAGAGCGATATCCCATTCAAGTCATCGCAGAAAATGACGTGAATGCCACAGCTATGGGCTATCACAAGCGGAATAATTTATCAACGAAAGAACATATCGCCTATCTCTATTATCCAAAACTCGGAAACGCCGGATCCGGTCTCATTGTTCATGGTCAAATTCTACATGGGGCGCAACATTTTGCTGGAGAAATTTCCTTTCTTCCTTTGGGTATCCCATTCAAGGAGCAAGGCCAATTGCAAAAAGACCTTGATCAGTTTTCAAACTTTGTCGATCGAACCCTACAATCTATCAATTGTATTATTAATCCCACCACCATTATTCTATCAGGTCTTGGATTTACACCAGAGATGAAAGAACAAATCCAATTTAAACTTCGAAAATCCGTTGATGCTAGTCATCGTCCTGCCCTTGTTTTTGAAACCGATATTCATGAGAACTACCTCTATGGACTGACCATGCTTGCGTTGGATAAACTATCCTGCAGTATCAAGATTATTGAACGCATATAA
- the glsA gene encoding glutaminase A: MKETLSRIVEANRSHTKDGTLANYIPELAKANPSTLAICICDHTGNCTQAGDFKTSFTIQSVSKVITLLYALEYYGENIFTRIGMEQTADAFNSIIKLETRNHGKPLNPLINAGAIATIAYVAEHEGKGTFRKLSGFLRKLARNDSIHVNQDVYASEKRTGDINRALAYFQKGVHSFDASVEIVLDTYFQMCSLEVHVKDLARIAQVLANNGVIAETGERLFSEKTAKMTKSIMTTCGMYDSSGQFALTVGIPSKSGVGGGILSVVPGRYGIGTLGPALDEKGNSAAGVKLLSQLSEELNLSIFQ, translated from the coding sequence ATGAAAGAAACTTTATCTCGTATTGTGGAAGCAAACCGCTCCCATACCAAAGACGGTACTCTTGCCAATTACATTCCCGAATTGGCTAAAGCCAATCCAAGCACCCTGGCAATTTGCATTTGTGATCACACCGGGAATTGTACTCAAGCGGGTGATTTCAAGACCTCATTTACCATTCAAAGTGTCTCAAAAGTAATTACACTTCTATATGCCTTGGAATACTATGGAGAAAACATCTTCACAAGGATTGGTATGGAACAAACCGCCGATGCCTTTAACTCCATAATTAAATTGGAAACACGAAATCATGGAAAGCCTCTCAACCCCTTGATCAATGCTGGCGCAATTGCAACCATCGCATATGTTGCCGAACATGAAGGGAAGGGCACATTCCGAAAGTTATCTGGATTTTTAAGAAAGCTGGCACGAAACGACTCGATTCACGTTAATCAAGATGTATATGCATCAGAGAAGCGAACCGGGGACATCAACCGAGCACTGGCGTATTTTCAAAAAGGTGTGCATTCCTTTGATGCCTCCGTTGAAATCGTTTTGGACACCTACTTTCAGATGTGTTCATTAGAGGTTCACGTCAAGGATTTAGCCCGCATTGCCCAGGTCCTTGCCAATAACGGCGTGATTGCAGAAACCGGCGAGCGTTTATTCTCAGAGAAAACTGCGAAAATGACAAAGTCCATTATGACTACCTGTGGCATGTACGATTCTTCTGGACAATTTGCGCTAACCGTTGGTATTCCTTCCAAAAGCGGGGTGGGTGGTGGCATTCTTTCCGTCGTACCCGGACGATACGGCATTGGCACCCTAGGGCCTGCTCTTGATGAAAAAGGCAATAGCGCTGCCGGCGTCAAACTTCTCTCACAACTATCAGAAGAACTTAATTTGAGTATTTTTCAATAA
- a CDS encoding Zn-dependent hydrolase, which produces MKCSSAQVSDWIERFASFTDPNQLGFTRFSYTKEDIEARRFLIQEMKSLNLEVWMDHVGNIFGRRMGNGRKQKPIVVGSHLDTVQSGGKYDGISGVITGLEVVRVLNEHQIQLDAPIEVIAYAEEEGGRFGSAFIGSKWLAGEIQRKDLENYCDGEGNTIASECLKLDVLNEEVKRCQRREIDPQATFELHIEQGPILESKGNILGVVDTITGSSAYQVTMKGQANHAGTIPMDMRKDAFVAVSEISLALNGLAKEQAIHTVGTIGFLEVKPNAYNIIPGHVEFSMDIRSLDQTCMEQVTIRMKEVIKRVAEDGGLEFTIRTKHNQPVVSLSEPLVSALSASAEKRNYKHIVMGSGAGHDTLVMARMAPSAMVFVPSKAGRSHCPEEFTQPEEIAKGSDLILDAILQIQSY; this is translated from the coding sequence TTGGATTGAAAGGTTTGCATCCTTTACCGATCCGAATCAGCTGGGATTCACTCGATTTTCCTACACAAAGGAAGATATTGAAGCAAGACGCTTTTTGATTCAAGAAATGAAAAGTCTGAATCTTGAGGTATGGATGGATCATGTTGGCAATATCTTTGGTCGAAGAATGGGAAATGGACGAAAACAAAAGCCGATCGTTGTGGGGTCGCATTTGGATACGGTTCAAAGTGGCGGCAAGTATGATGGAATTTCCGGTGTCATTACGGGGTTGGAAGTGGTTCGCGTGTTGAATGAACATCAAATTCAGCTAGATGCACCCATTGAAGTGATTGCTTATGCGGAAGAAGAAGGCGGCAGATTTGGATCTGCATTTATCGGAAGCAAATGGCTGGCTGGTGAGATTCAACGAAAAGATTTAGAAAATTATTGTGACGGTGAAGGAAATACGATAGCATCTGAATGCTTGAAGCTGGACGTCTTAAATGAGGAAGTGAAACGTTGCCAGCGGCGAGAAATTGATCCACAAGCAACCTTTGAATTACATATTGAGCAGGGACCTATTTTGGAAAGCAAGGGAAATATCCTTGGGGTTGTCGATACGATCACGGGTAGCAGCGCCTATCAAGTGACTATGAAAGGCCAAGCTAATCATGCGGGAACGATTCCAATGGATATGCGAAAAGATGCTTTTGTAGCAGTTTCAGAAATCAGCTTGGCCTTGAATGGTTTGGCGAAAGAACAAGCAATCCATACGGTTGGAACCATTGGGTTTTTAGAAGTGAAGCCCAATGCTTATAATATTATTCCGGGTCACGTGGAGTTTTCCATGGATATCCGCAGTTTAGATCAAACCTGCATGGAGCAGGTGACGATCCGGATGAAAGAGGTAATCAAGCGAGTTGCGGAAGACGGTGGACTAGAATTTACCATCCGCACCAAACATAATCAACCCGTTGTTTCTCTATCGGAACCCTTGGTTTCTGCCCTTTCAGCATCAGCCGAAAAGCGAAACTATAAACATATCGTCATGGGGAGCGGTGCGGGACACGACACATTGGTTATGGCAAGAATGGCACCTAGTGCCATGGTTTTTGTTCCAAGTAAAGCGGGACGGAGTCATTGTCCAGAGGAATTTACGCAGCCGGAAGAGATTGCTAAGGGAAGCGATTTAATCTTGGATGCGATTTTACAAATTCAATCATATTAA
- a CDS encoding sigma 54-interacting transcriptional regulator, with translation MLKRKVKVLTVDEMIAKFFKAELESIFGELLEVRYVTTEVKPLPFIYESDLVLYTDPSILIEFMPKIKSDSPVLMMKRTLSKDAMRLLEALPENSRCLVCNINSFMANETLATMYQLGLNHLQLIPYTIGSKEPTEPIDYVIAHIDYDFISHIDAPHIIIGSRIFDINTVLDIVSILDISEDEGERLLLKYSTRIPNMWKGLNSTLENKRILSSKWQLLLNELSTGVIVIDENNQINMVNSMANSMFDNHIKQFEKLELKDMIHEFPSLQLFQSIPEIENELLLFNNKKLIISIKNISIDSNHYGRIILVKNYKEVVEIQQKIYQKIIGKGHYSRYTFESLIGTDPRIAERIEICKRIANADASILINGESGTGKEIFAGSIHNYSERRNEPFIAINCAALPESLLESELFGYEEGAFTGAKKGGKIGFFENAHHGTLFLDEIGELPLKLQARLLRVLQEKEIIRLGGDSIIKIDTRIIAATNQDLFAMAEAGNFRKDLFYRLNVFQIDAPPLRERRADIPKLIQGYPDFKRGQHQYSKLFLQFCMSYEWPGNVRELNNVIEYLIAVSDGTFIPRSLPSYLKKREFLDFPVKSKSQRSQDYYILDTIDYLKSQGNRTGRRNINEAFNRLYYHISEVEVRSILEKLKERDWIEYGSGPIGCTLTPIGLEKLNAK, from the coding sequence ATGCTCAAACGAAAAGTCAAGGTCCTTACGGTCGATGAAATGATCGCCAAGTTTTTCAAAGCTGAACTTGAATCCATATTTGGTGAACTGTTGGAAGTCCGGTATGTAACAACAGAAGTCAAACCTCTCCCTTTTATTTACGAGTCAGATTTGGTCCTCTATACAGATCCCAGTATTTTGATTGAATTTATGCCTAAGATTAAAAGCGATTCGCCGGTCTTGATGATGAAACGCACCTTATCTAAAGACGCCATGCGTTTACTCGAAGCCCTTCCAGAAAATAGCCGTTGTTTGGTCTGCAACATCAACAGCTTCATGGCAAATGAAACGCTAGCAACCATGTATCAATTGGGGCTCAATCATTTGCAATTGATTCCCTATACCATCGGTTCCAAGGAACCGACGGAACCCATCGACTATGTCATCGCTCATATAGACTATGATTTCATCTCTCATATCGATGCCCCTCATATCATTATTGGCAGCCGAATTTTTGATATTAATACAGTCTTAGATATCGTCTCCATCCTTGACATCAGCGAGGACGAGGGAGAACGCCTTCTATTAAAGTATTCCACAAGAATTCCCAATATGTGGAAAGGATTGAATTCTACCCTTGAAAACAAACGAATATTATCCTCAAAGTGGCAGCTTCTTTTAAATGAACTAAGCACAGGTGTCATTGTAATTGACGAAAATAATCAAATTAATATGGTCAACTCTATGGCTAATTCCATGTTCGACAACCACATCAAGCAATTTGAGAAGTTGGAACTTAAAGATATGATCCATGAATTTCCAAGCTTACAACTTTTTCAATCAATTCCTGAAATCGAAAATGAGCTTCTCCTCTTTAACAACAAAAAATTGATTATTTCCATTAAAAATATTTCGATCGACTCCAACCACTATGGCCGTATTATACTTGTTAAAAACTATAAAGAGGTCGTTGAAATTCAACAAAAGATTTATCAAAAAATCATAGGGAAAGGACATTATTCCCGCTATACATTTGAATCACTCATCGGAACAGATCCACGAATTGCTGAGCGGATTGAAATTTGCAAGCGAATTGCCAACGCAGATGCATCCATTCTAATTAATGGTGAATCTGGAACAGGGAAAGAAATTTTTGCCGGCTCGATCCACAATTACTCCGAACGAAGAAACGAACCCTTTATTGCGATCAATTGTGCCGCCCTCCCCGAGTCTCTTCTCGAATCCGAATTATTTGGTTACGAAGAAGGCGCCTTTACCGGAGCAAAAAAAGGGGGCAAAATCGGCTTCTTCGAAAACGCCCATCACGGCACCTTGTTTCTAGACGAGATTGGAGAGCTTCCCTTGAAACTGCAGGCTCGACTCCTTCGTGTACTGCAAGAAAAAGAAATTATCCGCCTTGGCGGCGACTCAATCATCAAGATCGATACTCGCATTATTGCGGCGACCAATCAAGATCTATTTGCCATGGCAGAGGCCGGAAACTTTCGAAAAGATCTTTTTTATCGCCTTAATGTTTTTCAGATTGATGCGCCTCCCCTGCGAGAACGACGTGCTGACATACCCAAACTCATTCAGGGATATCCAGACTTTAAACGTGGCCAGCATCAATATTCAAAGTTATTCTTACAATTCTGCATGAGCTATGAATGGCCAGGAAACGTTCGGGAGTTGAATAATGTTATAGAATATCTGATCGCCGTCTCAGATGGAACATTTATCCCAAGAAGTCTACCTTCCTATTTGAAAAAGCGGGAGTTTCTTGACTTTCCTGTCAAATCCAAGAGTCAACGCTCACAAGACTACTATATCTTAGACACCATTGACTATCTGAAAAGTCAAGGAAACCGAACTGGAAGAAGAAATATAAACGAAGCCTTCAATCGGCTCTACTATCACATTTCCGAAGTGGAGGTCCGCTCCATTCTAGAAAAATTGAAAGAAAGAGACTGGATTGAATACGGCAGCGGTCCCATTGGCTGCACGCTCACCCCAATCGGGCTTGAAAAGTTAAACGCAAAATAA